CGCGGTTGGTGAGCTCACAACTGAGCATgcacaaatgtaaaaagtacatttgcgatcggtaagtaaaaaaaaaaagatgcgtataaaataaatcaatatttttattcatagttttaatcaaataaattattacaagtgTCTACATTACTTTTATACACGGGAAAAGTTGTCAGTCCACAGCGTCGACTGCGGGAAAATGAACGACTGCGCAGTCATTCTTCCCAGCGAAGACAACAAGTGGCTGACGTTCCAGAATTACAACCGGAAGGAGCGGGTTCCGTTTGTTGTATACGCCGATCTCGAATGTACGCtcgagaaaaaggaggaaCAGAACGGTACTACTTACGCCTACCATTATCACAGAGCCTTTAGCATAGGATATTATGTAAGTTGCGCTTACGATAATTCGCTCTCTAGTTATAAGTCATATCGCGGCGAGGATTGCACAGCGTGGTTCGTCAATGAACTTCACGATTTGGCGCGCCGCGTGAAAGCGATCCTCACCACCGTCGTCCCCATGGTGGATCTTACGCCGGAGGAATCGGAGGAATTCTGTAGCGCCGTAACGTGTCACGTGTGCAAAAAACCGTTTACACCGGACGACATGCGGGTGCGCGATCATTGTCATCTTACCGGGTGTTACCGAGGTCccgcgcactcgtcgtgcaatctaaattacaaagactcccacgttatcctggtgatatttcacaatttatccggttacgacgcgcattttataatcaaaGACGTTGCCAATGCTTTTGAAGGCAACGTCGAATTGTTACCGCTGACGAAAAAACGttacatttcatttacaaAAATCGTTAAAGATACCGAggatcaaaattccaaaatttgtGTCAAATTACGATTCATCGAttcgtttaaatttctcaGTACAAGTCTTGACAAATTGGCATCTTATTTAACTgcagataaattaaaaatttcacgatcggaattcaaacatttatccgcggaaaatttcaatttgcttactcggaaaggcgtgtttccctacgagtacgtcgacagcgtcgacaagctccgggacacaagcctaccatcgcgcgaatcgttttacagctcgctcaccggagaaacagtatccgagagcgattacgcgcacgcgacaaacgTCTGGCAAACATTTTCGATCGAAGATCTAGGTCAATACAgcgatttgtatttgaaaacagacgtttttttgttggcggatatttttcaaaattttcgaaacatgTGTATAAAGAGTTACGGTTTAGATCCCGCTCATTATTACACTCTACCGGGATACACGTGGGACGCCATGTTGAAGCACACGGGCATCAAGTTCGAGTTGCTCACGGACATCGATATGGTACTGTTTGTCGAGCGCGGTATACGCGGTGGTCTCAGCCAATGCTCCAACCGATACGCCGCCGCCAACAACAAATACATGCCATCCTACGACCCATCGGAACCGTCATCGTACCTAATGTACTATGATGTAAACAACTTGTACGGGTGGGCGATGTGTCAACCGTTGCCCTACGCCAAATTTCGATGGGTCGATGATGTCGCGAGCTTTGACGTAATGTCCGTTGCATCCGATTCGGCTACCGGTTATGTGCTGGAAGTCGATCTCGAGTATCCGGTGAATCTTCACGACGCGCACGCCGACCTGCCGTTCTGCCCGACGCGCGATaagccgcccggcaagcgggagCTCAAGTTACTCGCAACGCTGCACAATAAGCAGCGTTATGTCATCCACTATTGTAATCTGCAGCAATGCGTGCGACATGGCCTgcgaattgcaaagattcaccgcgtactgcaattcgcgcaatctccaTAGCTCCGCGGATACATAGAACTAAATACACAGTTTCGGACACGGGcgaaaaatgatttcgaaaaaaatttgtacaaattgatAAACAATGCGGTTTTCGGCAAAACCATGgagaatgtgcgaaatcaCACGGATGTCCGGCTCGTTACATAGTGGGAGGGTCGGTACGGAGCGGAGGCTATGATCGCGAAACCGAATTTCCACAGCCGAAGTGTGTTCTCGGAGGATCTGATCGCCGTAGAGTTGCGAAAACTCAAAGTGAAATTCGACAAGCCGATCTACGTGGGTATGTGTGTCCTCGACATATCCAAGACCTGCTTGTACGAGTTTCACTACGAGTACATGGCGCCTCTCTACcgcgacaattgcaaaattatgtataccgaTACCGACAGTCTGATATACTTTCTGCACTGCGAGGACGCGTATCGGGATATGAAACGCTATATATCCAAATTCGACACAAGCGACTACTCCGAGGACAACGCTTACGGTATGCCGCGCGCCAACAAGAAAGTACTCGGTCTGATGAAAGACGAGAATAACGGCGCAATCATGACGGAATTTGTCGGACTGAAAGCGAAGATGTACGCGTTGAGAGTCACCGGCCAAAAAGACACCAAAAAAGTTAAAGGTGTAAAAAAGAGTGTAGTCATGAGAACGATAACGTTCGACGATTACACTCGGTGCCTCAACGCCGAAATCGAGCTGACGCGGCGTCAATCGTGCATCCGCTCAAAGATGCATGAGGTGTACACCGTGTCGGAGTCGAAGCTCGCGCTCAGTCCGTACGACGATAAGCGGCACGTCGTATCCGGTTCCACCGACACTCTACCATGGGGACATCACAagatacatttgtaaataaagtgtagtaatttatatagtttaatattttatgtatta
This DNA window, taken from Linepithema humile isolate Giens D197 chromosome 7, Lhum_UNIL_v1.0, whole genome shotgun sequence, encodes the following:
- the LOC105667902 gene encoding uncharacterized protein, which codes for MCIKSYGLDPAHYYTLPGYTWDAMLKHTGIKFELLTDIDMVLFVERGIRGGLSQCSNRYAAANNKYMPSYDPSEPSSYLMYYDVNNLYGWAMCQPLPYAKFRWVDDVASFDVMSVASDSATGYVLEVDLEYPVNLHDAHADLPFCPTRDKPPGKRELKLLATLHNKQRYVIHYCNLQQCVRHGLRIAKIHRVLQFAQSP